AACTGAATGGCAGATAGATAGCGGACGAGCGATTAAGTTTGGATCTAAATCATTAGTAATGCGCAGTGCTAAATCAATACGTTCCTCTACCAGATTGACGGACCGGTTATTCATTTGTAAATCGACTGCGACCTGAGGATAACGGCGTAAATAGTCAGTAACAGCTATCGCTACTGCACTTTGCCCGAGGGATTGAGAGCAACTGATCCGCAATAAACCGCGCAGTTCTTCATTTTCTTGCCCCTCGATTAAATCCATGTCCTTAGCAAATTCAAGCATATGCCGACAACGCGCCAGGGTCGCTTCCCCCGCATGAGTTAAACTTAACTTACGGGTTGTCCGGTGCAACAAACGAGCTCCGGCCCACTGCTCCATCTCAGCCAAATATCGTGTCACCATAGCTCGCGACATCTCCAAAGCCTCCGCAGCGGCAATCATACTGCCCCGCTCAACAATGGTGACAAAGACCTCTGCTGCGGTAATTCTATCCATAATTAGCTCGATTTAAGCAACAAATAATTGTCCATTATCGGGTTTTTCTATCGATATAAGCAATCTATTATCTAGCCCATACCCCAGTCACTCTCAGGAAAATAAACATGTTAAATAAAACACTATTGCAAATGGCCTTTGCCGGCCTGACAACTTTCGCTGCTGTATCAACAGCTCATGCCGCTGAACAGCTAAAAATAGAAGTCTATAATCCCGGAGAAAAAAGCATCTTCCCGGTATCATCTGAAATTATTAGCGGTAAAACAGAAGTAGCTCTGATTGATGCGCAATTTCAGCGCAATGATGCTGAAACTCTAGTGAAGAAAATTAAGCAAAGCGGCAAAAAGCTGACCACTATTTATATCAGCCAGGCAGATCCTGATTTCTATTTCGGTCTGGATGTCATTACCAAAGCATTCCCACAAGCCAAAGTCATCGCCACACCGCAAACTATTGAAGAAATTAAGGCCACTAAAGAGGGGAAAATGGCTTATTGGAGTCCAATTCTCAAAGAGAATGCCCCAACACAAGTCATTATTCCGCAAGAATTGCAAGGCAAAAGCTTTACTGTTGATGGGCAGGAAATTAGCGTCGAAGGCTTAGATGGGCCATCGCCAGAAAAGACATTTGTCTGGATCCCGTCATTGAAAGCAGTGGTAGGTGGTGTCGCGGTCTCAGGCAATATTCATTTATGGATCGCCGATACTCAAACTCCTGAGTCTCGCCAGAATTGGCTGACAACACTGGAAAAAATCAAAACATTGAAACCCGTCACCGTAGTTCCGGGACATTATCTTGATAACGCGCCACAAACATTGGCATCAGTGACCTTTACTCAAAACTATTTAACCACGTTAAATGCAGAGATTCCCAAAGCAAAAGAT
The sequence above is drawn from the Yersinia enterocolitica subsp. enterocolitica genome and encodes:
- a CDS encoding LysR family transcriptional regulator gives rise to the protein MDRITAAEVFVTIVERGSMIAAAEALEMSRAMVTRYLAEMEQWAGARLLHRTTRKLSLTHAGEATLARCRHMLEFAKDMDLIEGQENEELRGLLRISCSQSLGQSAVAIAVTDYLRRYPQVAVDLQMNNRSVNLVEERIDLALRITNDLDPNLIARPLSICHSVVCAAPSYLSAKGTPKTPPDLAVHNCLTYSYFGKSLWHFDQQGVKSSVAVGGNLSANESVVLLSGALEGAGITLQPSYSAAPYIASGELIRLLPDYQPQAMGIYGIYTSRRQMPATLRSMLDFLVEWFTTHPLPN
- a CDS encoding MBL fold metallo-hydrolase — protein: MLNKTLLQMAFAGLTTFAAVSTAHAAEQLKIEVYNPGEKSIFPVSSEIISGKTEVALIDAQFQRNDAETLVKKIKQSGKKLTTIYISQADPDFYFGLDVITKAFPQAKVIATPQTIEEIKATKEGKMAYWSPILKENAPTQVIIPQELQGKSFTVDGQEISVEGLDGPSPEKTFVWIPSLKAVVGGVAVSGNIHLWIADTQTPESRQNWLTTLEKIKTLKPVTVVPGHYLDNAPQTLASVTFTQNYLTTLNAEIPKAKDSAELITAMKKHYPELKDESSLELSAKVLKNEMKWPQ